In Luteitalea sp. TBR-22, one genomic interval encodes:
- a CDS encoding collagen binding domain-containing protein codes for MFGRVIDAETSRPLRGAFVLAVRQRLPDGTRIAERQDSRPPAATRTDADGRFSLGELDPGEYAVIVRRSGYVQQQLGQASPSTPARQLVVGPGAVAGPLEFGLVRSAVISGRVLDANGYPADRVTVRAEQLRSVDGVSRLQAGSQATTNDLGEFRVFGLAPGRYVVSAIPPQASAPRATFAETPERELVPTFAPSATALHEAQPIRVGPGDEAEAHIHLVEATVATVAGSVIDSAGKLVTEGFVGLQPREGWRVTQGTSTPVNGNGTFTILGVAPGAYTLTVSPRIDSGTREERATQLARSEVGMLDVDVSGDVRGLILRTQPGTTVQGRLVVEGDASQLRGRDVRVQATSISASRTWNPQARAQVRPDLTFELVGVRGPSVLRIGNGPAGWWTRAVRVGGVDATDGHDFGVARTVVDVELVVSTRPSGLRGRVVTSAGGPATDAVVIGFDDDARRWGRPVVANTFMVRPVEDGTWSIDMLRPGSYRLVAVPAATARGDDLGDPDYLRELLPRARVVSVPEGETPEAVIVMEVP; via the coding sequence ATGTTCGGCCGTGTGATCGACGCCGAGACCTCGCGTCCGCTGCGAGGCGCGTTCGTCCTCGCCGTGCGGCAGCGCCTGCCGGACGGGACCCGGATCGCCGAACGCCAGGACTCGCGCCCACCAGCAGCCACGCGCACGGACGCCGATGGCCGCTTCTCGCTCGGTGAGCTCGACCCCGGCGAGTACGCGGTCATCGTGCGGCGCTCCGGTTACGTGCAGCAGCAACTCGGCCAGGCCTCGCCCAGCACCCCTGCACGGCAACTCGTCGTCGGGCCGGGGGCCGTCGCCGGCCCGCTCGAGTTCGGCTTGGTGCGGAGTGCGGTGATCAGCGGCCGCGTACTGGATGCGAACGGCTACCCGGCCGATCGCGTCACCGTCCGGGCTGAGCAGTTACGCTCGGTGGACGGAGTGTCGCGCCTTCAGGCAGGCTCGCAGGCCACTACCAACGACCTCGGCGAGTTCCGCGTCTTCGGGCTCGCACCAGGCCGCTATGTCGTGTCGGCCATTCCGCCGCAGGCATCGGCACCACGTGCCACATTCGCCGAGACACCCGAACGCGAGCTCGTGCCCACCTTTGCCCCGTCGGCCACCGCCCTGCACGAGGCGCAGCCGATTCGCGTTGGCCCGGGCGACGAGGCCGAAGCGCACATCCACCTCGTCGAAGCTACGGTCGCCACGGTGGCGGGGAGCGTCATCGACAGCGCCGGCAAGCTCGTCACCGAGGGGTTCGTCGGCCTTCAGCCTCGCGAAGGATGGCGGGTGACGCAGGGCACCTCGACGCCTGTGAACGGCAATGGCACGTTCACGATCCTTGGTGTCGCGCCAGGCGCCTACACGCTCACGGTGTCGCCACGCATCGACTCCGGGACGCGGGAGGAACGCGCGACGCAACTGGCACGCAGCGAAGTCGGGATGCTCGACGTCGACGTCAGCGGCGACGTGCGCGGCCTCATCCTGCGGACGCAGCCGGGGACCACGGTACAAGGGCGACTCGTGGTGGAGGGAGACGCCTCTCAGCTGCGCGGCCGCGACGTGCGCGTCCAGGCGACGTCGATCAGCGCCTCGCGCACGTGGAATCCACAGGCGCGGGCGCAGGTGAGGCCGGACTTGACGTTCGAGCTCGTCGGCGTGCGCGGCCCTTCGGTGCTGCGCATCGGCAACGGACCCGCCGGTTGGTGGACCCGCGCTGTGCGCGTCGGGGGAGTCGATGCCACCGACGGCCACGACTTCGGCGTCGCCCGCACCGTCGTTGACGTCGAGCTCGTCGTGAGCACCAGGCCCAGTGGACTGCGCGGCCGCGTCGTCACGTCTGCTGGCGGACCGGCGACCGATGCCGTCGTCATCGGCTTCGACGACGACGCGCGCAGGTGGGGACGGCCGGTCGTCGCCAACACCTTCATGGTGAGACCGGTGGAGGACGGCACGTGGTCGATCGACATGCTGCGCCCGGGCTCGTATCGCCTCGTGGCGGTCCCGGCGGCGACGGCTCGCGGCGACGACCTCGGGGATCCCGACTACCTCAGGGAGCTTCTTCCGCGTGCCCGCGTGGTCTCCGTCCCGGAAGGGGAAACGCCGGAGGCCGTGATCGTGATGGAGGTGCCGTGA
- a CDS encoding carboxypeptidase-like regulatory domain-containing protein → MRSRRLWAAAVLLTGVAFGSPGIAHLFAQMRSGVVMGVSSPPAARPDGTGTLRGRVVEGGNGQPLRGATIWASWRAAEGEGQAQFSTRTDGLGGFTIERLPDGVYFVHVQRQGFYDGPGTNQSPRQVTLRGGGTIDLGDVRLLTGGVLTGRVLDHHGEPVVGGRVTALGRLPGQEVLMPLGGTAVTDDRGVYRAHGLMPATYTVRVVPPGPSGRGAVRLQGNEPESLPAFATSTSELSAAEFVDVRAGEAAILDVRLGAGRLSRVVGRVVVPGEAATSTQLSVSLHLIDPGVQFAMASARPQPDGLFELLDVAPGRYRVVAEELMGVTPQGMNRRRAGWAEMAVAGEPVVEVAVPIGFGAVVRGRVEVEGGDVTTLHDRPLEVVTSSVAARHFLQSGSMASSTISDLTFTLRDVLGHQQLHVQGLPPDWWLKSVLIDGEDVFEGREFPVTGTVDGVVLLVSSRPSGVRGASREARTP, encoded by the coding sequence GTGAGGTCGCGTCGCCTGTGGGCCGCGGCCGTGCTATTGACCGGCGTGGCGTTCGGTTCGCCGGGCATCGCGCACCTCTTCGCTCAGATGCGATCTGGGGTCGTGATGGGCGTGTCGTCGCCGCCCGCGGCACGGCCTGACGGCACCGGCACCCTCCGCGGTCGCGTCGTCGAGGGCGGGAACGGGCAGCCGCTGCGCGGCGCCACGATCTGGGCCAGTTGGCGCGCCGCGGAAGGGGAGGGGCAGGCCCAGTTCTCCACCCGCACCGACGGCCTTGGTGGGTTCACGATCGAGCGCCTGCCGGACGGCGTGTACTTCGTGCACGTGCAGCGCCAGGGGTTCTACGACGGGCCGGGCACGAACCAGTCACCGCGACAGGTGACGTTGCGTGGAGGCGGCACCATCGACCTGGGCGACGTGCGCCTCCTGACGGGGGGTGTCCTGACGGGGCGTGTCCTCGACCATCACGGCGAACCTGTCGTCGGCGGCAGGGTCACGGCACTGGGGCGACTTCCCGGGCAGGAGGTCCTGATGCCTCTGGGCGGCACCGCCGTCACCGACGACCGTGGTGTCTACCGTGCGCATGGGCTGATGCCCGCGACGTACACCGTGCGCGTGGTGCCGCCGGGCCCCTCGGGTCGAGGTGCCGTCAGGTTGCAGGGGAACGAGCCCGAGTCCCTGCCAGCATTCGCCACCAGCACCTCCGAGCTGTCGGCCGCCGAGTTCGTCGATGTGCGGGCCGGGGAGGCGGCGATCCTCGATGTCCGACTCGGCGCAGGACGCCTGTCGCGAGTGGTCGGGCGGGTGGTCGTGCCGGGTGAGGCGGCGACGAGCACGCAGCTGAGCGTCTCCCTGCACCTCATCGATCCTGGGGTGCAGTTTGCGATGGCGTCGGCCAGGCCCCAGCCGGACGGGTTGTTCGAGCTCCTCGATGTCGCGCCCGGACGCTACCGCGTGGTCGCGGAAGAGTTGATGGGTGTCACTCCGCAGGGCATGAACCGGCGTCGCGCCGGCTGGGCGGAGATGGCCGTGGCTGGCGAGCCGGTCGTCGAGGTCGCGGTGCCGATTGGCTTCGGTGCGGTCGTGCGTGGCCGCGTCGAGGTCGAGGGGGGCGACGTCACGACCCTGCACGATCGACCGCTCGAGGTCGTCACGTCGTCGGTGGCGGCGAGACACTTCCTGCAATCGGGATCGATGGCCTCGTCGACAATCAGCGACCTGACGTTCACCCTGCGTGACGTGCTTGGTCACCAGCAACTGCACGTGCAGGGACTGCCGCCCGACTGGTGGCTCAAGTCCGTGCTGATCGATGGCGAGGACGTGTTCGAGGGCCGCGAGTTTCCGGTCACTGGCACCGTGGACGGCGTCGTGCTGCTCGTCTCGTCGCGTCCGTCCGGTGTGCGGGGCGCGTCGCGGGAAGCGCGGACGCCCTGA
- a CDS encoding nucleotidyltransferase family protein, protein MSNPAEVLAVLAGHLPELHTHAVSGLWVFGSAARGELRPDSDVDVLVEFDRPVSLFEFSRLRRRLEHLLGRRVDLVTRDALKPQMRERILNEAVRAA, encoded by the coding sequence ATGTCCAATCCCGCCGAGGTCCTTGCCGTCCTGGCTGGTCATCTTCCAGAACTGCACACGCATGCCGTGAGTGGACTCTGGGTGTTCGGCTCGGCGGCGCGGGGGGAGCTTCGCCCCGACAGCGATGTCGACGTCTTGGTGGAGTTCGACCGCCCCGTCTCCCTCTTCGAGTTCTCGCGCCTGCGTCGGCGCCTGGAGCACCTGTTGGGACGGCGCGTCGACCTCGTCACTCGCGACGCGCTCAAGCCGCAGATGCGGGAACGCATCCTCAATGAGGCCGTGCGTGCCGCCTAG
- a CDS encoding DUF86 domain-containing protein translates to MPPRDSSLRLQDIIEAITRIRRYTATHTRESFAADDMTVDAVVRNLEVIGEAARHVDEDTVRRLAAVPWRDMRDLRNLLAHEYFGVSIPIIWETVVRDLPQVLEMLQADLQQ, encoded by the coding sequence GTGCCGCCTAGGGACTCGTCACTGCGCCTGCAGGACATCATCGAGGCCATCACACGGATCCGCCGGTACACGGCCACGCACACCCGGGAGTCGTTTGCGGCAGACGACATGACCGTCGATGCCGTGGTGCGAAATCTCGAGGTGATCGGTGAAGCCGCGCGCCATGTGGACGAGGACACCGTGCGCCGGTTGGCAGCGGTGCCGTGGCGCGACATGCGCGATCTCCGGAACCTGCTCGCGCATGAGTACTTCGGCGTGAGTATCCCCATCATCTGGGAAACCGTCGTCCGAGACCTGCCCCAGGTGCTCGAGATGCTGCAGGCCGACCTCCAGCAGTAG
- a CDS encoding lipopolysaccharide assembly protein LapB: MIDLYLAGDYVAATRALDGSLQQGREPEVSAALARIRQDLGASRAGSDERRQSVRRLQGAVLVPLESLLPLSARVADDPRFIPLEQALRQGIDAVAAVERSTEPALGAFRAWAQVGLMQFLLNTGRVAEAEQVGQGMRLPRQLPDLQAEHDLLRGVVRERTARIVTGGASGGQTFVVPEAVGAQGAIGSGSAAGGVTGRVDRAVLARRYWASAARWYERVLDARPSHPEARLRLARTWLDRGEADRALTMLAPLVTPPCASSVCALAVLFTGEAYERRGKVGRAAESYRAASADARTRQSAVLALLGLSLPDDAEQGLVLARTLAGSSAPTDDLPDAWSVYVGGRRDDVEAVLGPLRRGLRP; encoded by the coding sequence GTGATCGATCTCTACCTCGCCGGTGACTACGTCGCGGCGACCCGGGCGCTTGATGGTTCCTTGCAGCAGGGGCGAGAGCCCGAAGTCTCGGCGGCGCTCGCGCGGATTCGCCAGGACCTTGGTGCGTCGCGGGCCGGCAGCGACGAGCGGCGGCAGTCCGTGCGTCGACTGCAGGGCGCGGTGCTTGTGCCGCTTGAATCGCTGCTGCCGCTTTCGGCACGCGTCGCGGATGACCCGCGGTTTATACCCCTCGAACAGGCGCTGCGTCAGGGCATCGACGCTGTCGCCGCCGTGGAACGATCCACCGAGCCCGCCCTGGGCGCGTTCCGGGCATGGGCGCAGGTTGGCCTCATGCAGTTCCTCCTGAACACCGGCCGGGTCGCGGAGGCGGAGCAGGTGGGGCAGGGGATGCGCCTGCCGCGGCAGCTTCCGGATCTGCAGGCCGAGCATGACCTGCTGCGCGGGGTGGTGCGCGAGCGCACCGCGCGCATCGTCACCGGCGGGGCGAGCGGCGGGCAGACGTTCGTGGTGCCCGAGGCGGTCGGCGCACAAGGCGCGATCGGGAGCGGCAGCGCGGCGGGGGGCGTCACCGGGCGTGTGGATCGCGCCGTGCTCGCCCGCCGGTACTGGGCGTCAGCGGCCCGATGGTACGAGCGGGTCCTCGACGCCAGGCCTTCCCATCCCGAAGCACGTCTGCGTCTGGCGCGCACGTGGCTGGATCGCGGTGAGGCGGACCGGGCGCTGACGATGCTCGCACCGCTCGTGACACCGCCCTGTGCCTCGTCGGTCTGTGCCCTCGCCGTGCTCTTCACGGGCGAGGCGTACGAGCGTCGCGGCAAGGTTGGCCGCGCGGCCGAGTCGTACCGGGCTGCCAGCGCCGATGCCCGCACCCGGCAATCGGCGGTGCTGGCCCTGCTGGGCCTGTCGCTGCCTGATGACGCGGAGCAGGGGCTCGTGCTGGCCCGTACCCTGGCAGGCTCGTCGGCACCGACAGACGATCTCCCCGACGCGTGGAGCGTGTACGTCGGCGGCCGCCGCGATGATGTGGAGGCCGTGCTCGGGCCGTTGCGGCG